The following DNA comes from Chrysemys picta bellii isolate R12L10 chromosome 25, ASM1138683v2, whole genome shotgun sequence.
tttccagactactactTCAGCTGAAACTACAGCACTAAGTAGTACTTCTACCATAGAGGTGACAACCACTGTTCCTAATCCCATGACTACAGTAGCTGCGAGTACAGCTGCAGCCACCTCAACTGCTCCAGAAACCACCACAGTTACGCTAATGACCACTTCCCCAACTGAGACTACAGCAATAATTAGCACTTCTACAATGGAAGGGACAACCACCCTTCCTCTTCTTAGCACTTCACAACCTGAAACCACTACTGCAGCCACCTCTACCATAGGAATAACCTCCACCTCTCCTCTAGAGACGTCGTCTGCAGCCGAAACTACAGCAATCACTAGTAGCACTAGAAATGAAGAGACAACCACGCTTCCCCTTCTTACAACTTTAGAACCTGGGAGCACTGCTGTAGCCACTTCAACTTTTCCTGAGACCTCCACAACTCTTGCAGAGACCACAACCCCAACAGAGAGGACAACAATATCTAGTACCACTGGAGCTGAAGTGACATCCACACCTTCGCTCGCTGCAACTTCACAAGCTGAAAGCACAGCTGTAGCCACATCAACTGTTCTAGAAACAACCACAGTTCTGGAACAGACCACTTCCCCAACTGAGACTACACCAATAATTAGTACTTCTACAATGGAAGGGACAACCACCCTTCCTCTTC
Coding sequences within:
- the LOC135977392 gene encoding mucin-13-like, which codes for MTTVAASTAAATSTAPETTTVTLMTTSPTETTAIISTSTMEGTTTLPLLSTSQPETTTAATSTIGITSTSPLETSSAAETTAITRITSTSPLETSSAAETTAMTN